In Chrysoperla carnea chromosome 2, inChrCarn1.1, whole genome shotgun sequence, the following proteins share a genomic window:
- the LOC123292287 gene encoding thioredoxin-related transmembrane protein 1 isoform X2: MDCKILLLFSILLSVFGCLRAKPSVINLDEDNWKRMLEDEWMVEFFAPWCPACKSLTSDWNAFADWSRELGIKVGQVDVTTSPGLSGRFMVTALPTIFHVINGEFRQYRGTRDKNAFMTFIEEKKWQSIEPIPGWKSPQSFQMSVVSSFFKLSQILRSVHNHFMTEYGLPSWGSYLIFALATIILGAILGLILVCIIDFVYPPKPIYKEKIETINAKGDSKPIVEELADEDIKDDLLDDGSNNENEIRKRKARRAD, translated from the exons AtggattgtaaaattttattattattttcaatattattaagtgTTTTTGGGTGTTTAAGGGCTAAACCAAGTGTTATTAATTTAGATGAAGATAATTGGAAACGTATGCTTGAAGATGAATGGATGGTTGAATT ttttgcaCCATGGTGTCCGGCATGTAAGAGTTTAACCAGTGATTGGAATGCATTTGCTGATTGGTCTAGAGAATTAGGAATAAAAGTTGGACAAGTAGATGTTACAACTTCACCAGGTTTAAGTGGACGATTTATGGTTACCGCTCTTCCTACAATATTTCA tgtgATAAATGGAGAATTTCGACAATATAGAGGTACTCGTGATAAAAATGCTTTCATGACGTTTATCGAAGAAAAGAAATGGCAAAGTATTGAACCAATACCCGGCTGGAAATCTCCTCAATCTTTCCAAATGAGTGTAGTGTCTTCCTTTTTTAAGTTATCGCAAATTTTAAgg agtGTTCACAATCATTTTATGACGGAATATGGTTTACCAAGTTGGGGATCGTATTTGATCTTCGCATTAGCAACGATTATTTTAGGAGCTATTTTAGGATTG attcttGTTTGCATCATAGATTTTGTATATCCACCCAAACcaatatacaaagaaaaaattgaaactataaATGCTAAAGGAGATTCTAAGCCAATTGTTGAGGAATTG gctGATGAAGACATAAAAGATGACCTATTAGATGATGGCAGCAataatgaaaacgaaa TACGAAAACGAAAAGCACGAAGagctgattaa
- the LOC123292287 gene encoding thioredoxin-related transmembrane protein 1 isoform X1 yields the protein MDCKILLLFSILLSVFGCLRAKPSVINLDEDNWKRMLEDEWMVEFFAPWCPACKSLTSDWNAFADWSRELGIKVGQVDVTTSPGLSGRFMVTALPTIFHVINGEFRQYRGTRDKNAFMTFIEEKKWQSIEPIPGWKSPQSFQMSVVSSFFKLSQILRSVHNHFMTEYGLPSWGSYLIFALATIILGAILGLILVCIIDFVYPPKPIYKEKIETINAKGDSKPIVEELADEDIKDDLLDDGSNNENEKSSDSDNSQTTNTKLNPGGDASSSPNVRKRKARRAD from the exons AtggattgtaaaattttattattattttcaatattattaagtgTTTTTGGGTGTTTAAGGGCTAAACCAAGTGTTATTAATTTAGATGAAGATAATTGGAAACGTATGCTTGAAGATGAATGGATGGTTGAATT ttttgcaCCATGGTGTCCGGCATGTAAGAGTTTAACCAGTGATTGGAATGCATTTGCTGATTGGTCTAGAGAATTAGGAATAAAAGTTGGACAAGTAGATGTTACAACTTCACCAGGTTTAAGTGGACGATTTATGGTTACCGCTCTTCCTACAATATTTCA tgtgATAAATGGAGAATTTCGACAATATAGAGGTACTCGTGATAAAAATGCTTTCATGACGTTTATCGAAGAAAAGAAATGGCAAAGTATTGAACCAATACCCGGCTGGAAATCTCCTCAATCTTTCCAAATGAGTGTAGTGTCTTCCTTTTTTAAGTTATCGCAAATTTTAAgg agtGTTCACAATCATTTTATGACGGAATATGGTTTACCAAGTTGGGGATCGTATTTGATCTTCGCATTAGCAACGATTATTTTAGGAGCTATTTTAGGATTG attcttGTTTGCATCATAGATTTTGTATATCCACCCAAACcaatatacaaagaaaaaattgaaactataaATGCTAAAGGAGATTCTAAGCCAATTGTTGAGGAATTG gctGATGAAGACATAAAAGATGACCTATTAGATGATGGCAGCAataatgaaaacgaaaaaagttcAGATTCAGATAATTCACAGACAACGAATACCAAATTAAATCCTGGTGGTGATGCAAGCAGCAGTCCGAATGTACGAAAACGAAAAGCACGAAGagctgattaa